A region of the Dreissena polymorpha isolate Duluth1 chromosome 6, UMN_Dpol_1.0, whole genome shotgun sequence genome:
tggaggacactttattttgagctcaaaacaagttgtattgctcattgttttattattatgaccaatagcatatatatatatatatatatatatatatatatatatatatatatatatatatatatatatatatatatatatatatatatatatattgtttttttgataacctttataaataaaatatgaaaaaaatatttaaaaatctgtgaataattacgtatcttcacctttatagagtcTTTAAAGGACAAGTACcctaaaatcagaaagtgtcttccctggttCCCATTTTTGGAATGAACAGACATatttgggacaaaactttacgcacatgcaataagccccgttttcccagagactGGTTTGATTCATCATTTCATTGATAAAGGCTCacaaataagtttttaaaaatgCTATTTCATTAATGTTAACTCAAGTAATTTTCCAATCTCTTAAAAGTTATGTTGTCTATGCTGTAATAAGTAATGTTATTAGTTAGGTAAGCAGTATTTTGTTAAGTGGTGCCTTGTCTTTTACTTTAAGCTTcatcttatataattatattcttgttttctttcaaaataaatttgaggcattatatttatgtaattctTTAAAGAGAGTGCCTTACAAAATGTATCATATATTGTTGTATATTGCTTGTAGCTACAACAGCAGCAACGAAAATCCTTTGTAAagcaaaaagaagaagaagacatTGTAAAACATAAAGCCAAACAGAGAGCTGTGGTATGTTTGCTTATCAGGGATGTATTTTGCAGTTGTTTGAAAATGTGTCTTTTCTAAAATTGTTCATGTCTTGATAATTTATTGCTATATATCAGTTAATGAAGCCTTCCTTTTCCTTCAAATTCTTGGCAACTCAAATCAGATTGACTTAAATTTAgtaagttgtgtttttttaaaacaaaagtgaAGCAGTGTTGTGCAAAAACTATGCAGTAAAATTATGATTTATGTAAGGTTATTCAGTATTTTAAAAGATACTGAATacaaacatttgttaattttatgtacaaaaaataatgcattaGTACATTAACACAGACATACATATGTGTATGTATTGCATTTGCTGCTTTTATTACTTAGTTTTCCCTCAGACTGTTTGTCTTTTAATCTATCTCTCAACAACTGAATCCATCAGTAAATTAGTAAGTGAACATATCTGGATTAAAATTGCTTTAAACATTAACTTTAAGTCATGGAAATGTAACCCCTTTGCGCTTAAGGTAAAGATAGTTACAGTCACTGTAAAACCTTAATATCTTTTACATACCTTAATATGATCATGAAAATATGTACACATTTGAGCTGCAAGATCTTCCCATTGATGCCCATCAATCCATCTCATTATGGCCCATTCTTATGTCCATATGTAGATACTGAAATCACGCGAAGACACCATAATATTGGCCACGCCATGCAAAAATGGGGTTTATTCCATATACAACCAGCATAGCTCTAGACTAGCCTGCAAGGTCTGATTTTGATCTATTCTGTCCATTGTAAAGTCACGCTCTGTTTGGAAATCACATAAGGGGACAAGGTATCGGATACGCAGGCTtggctggagctacgctggctgcatatAGCATAAGATCCATTTTAGCACTTTGCTTGGTATACATGTCAGGAGATGAAAGGAGTGTGCAGGGCTTTATTTTTCTAGAGATCAAAGGTTAGGTGACTGTTACCAGTACTTAAACTGGAATAACACTAATTACTGCAATTACTCTGACATTAGAACATTAGCTATACAAATTACAAACTTAGTTTAAACATGAAGGacaattttattatgttttaccaAACCTATCATGACTGTCATTTAAATTCCTCTATGACTTATTATTACCAGTCACACTTGTAAACAGAGATCTTTTAAAACATGACTTTTGCAGGCGGAGACAAATGAGAGGCGAAAACAAGAGGAAGCAGCATCGCAACAACAACGATGGGATGAACAGAAACGAAGGTATGTCTTGTGAGGGAAGGTATGTCTTGTGAGGGATGCTGGGCATCCAGTtcagtttaaaattatttgatgTTCAGTAAATTGACAGTGTGCAATACATCCAATGTTTTAAAGGAATTTTTCTTTCAAAGGATTATTAATTCCGTTAATGGTAATTCACATCGACTTTTCTTGTTAAAAGTTTTTGTTACATTctcaattttaataaattttcctTTATACTTTCAACCTTCAAGGCTAAGTCTGAGATATGGCGTCTGTattatattaatagtataaaatGCGATTAAGTGCTAACTTCTCCAAGGCACCGTCCCAAGTTTTATTCATTAGTGTTCGCGTATGTTGTGTGCTGTTGTTGAATTTTGGGGCAGTAGGTCCATTCCACCAATAACGGACATTGTGGTTCATATACAATAATCTCTTGCTGATGCAACTGtttattttactttgtttatattaAGATCTAGACATGTTTCTTTCCTTTTAAGGACTAATGATGCATTCTTGCGTCGACTGGAAAATAAAGGAAAGAAGCAAGGTGCAGGTAGGTATACCACGACGAAAATGTCAGCACCTTTTTTATCATAGCCCCAAGAGTTCGACAATGTATTAAATGTTTGCGTTTATAATAACTATAAACATTGGCTACGTTTTCCATTATCATTGGTTAcgttttgtcaaatattttaaaatacatttttggaaCACAAGCTACAAATATTATCACGAAAGTTAACAAATACTTACATAATAACAATTGTTtattacaaaaatgaaataataattttgaaaaattatataaaattacttAATTTGCCTAAGTTCAATAACACTTGTGGACAGCGTTAGTATTTTTAAAGCTCAAAACTTGTAGTCATCTTTAGTTCCATTAAAGTATTAAATGATTCTTAGTGAACAGTCAAGGGCCGCCACAAACAGTTCAGACATGGGAGACACAGGAGAATGAGGAAAGAGAGGAGAATGATGATgaatttgttcaaagaatgggGGAAGCCAGTATGGCCGATGCTGAGGAAAACAGTGCAGATTACGCCGGGCTTTTAGTGGAGCAGAGGAGAGGACTAACAACCCTTCATTTCATGTTCCCCCAGTATCCTGTGGATTTCATTCGTGGTATTTTAGAGCAGACAAACTTTTCACTTGATGCAGCTGCGACAGTGCTCGGTGAATAACTGTGATTAACTGTGATCTGAAACAAAAGCATGCTTACTACTCTTTATGATTATGAATGTGTTCCTAAGAGGGCATTGtatgaaaacatgttttgataaGTAAAATCTCGTACAAAGGTGTCAGTAAATTCTGTAGAAAACGTGTGTCCTCtgcataaaaatcaaatcatttgCTTCTTCTGTAACTTgtatttatgttcatatttattatattgttgttatgtgttatgtttgttatacgcttataataaaaaacatgtgtattttgGCAACACCTGCGGCGGGCTGCTTACTGTCGGTCTGGCTGTGTCtgttaaattaaacttaaaactTGCTTGGGATTTCACTTTGGTCCTGTCTtgccaaggtcaatgtcactgattctcaaaaaagaaaaaaagttccAATAATTAATCTTAGTTCGGAACAAGGCatgaaaattgtaattttaagcaTCTAATTTTAGTCCACACATGAAATTGTATTTTTGGGCAATTCAAATTGTTTCCGCTCGATGACTAAAGTTTGG
Encoded here:
- the LOC127836096 gene encoding epithelial-stromal interaction protein 1-like: MSKTFTSRPAVSRGRGRGNQLNAQPVNRPLGRARPPGTLEGMENSQVGGATGNSNDLPPGVQATPAERRLTYQGGYSVIPPNEKKRQQIIQNAQKEEKALQEHRQRNTQTSFNYVGTVGGGQVSQQESRSHLVQSSPNKVQRQLQQQQRKSFVKQKEEEDIVKHKAKQRAVAETNERRKQEEAASQQQRWDEQKRRTNDAFLRRLENKGKKQGAVNSQGPPQTVQTWETQENEEREENDDEFVQRMGEASMADAEENSADYAGLLVEQRRGLTTLHFMFPQYPVDFIRGILEQTNFSLDAAATVLGE